The Ornithodoros turicata isolate Travis chromosome 7, ASM3712646v1, whole genome shotgun sequence genome includes a region encoding these proteins:
- the LOC135401254 gene encoding tryptophan--tRNA ligase, cytoplasmic-like, whose amino-acid sequence MSENIVSDCGDHRTAEEEDVVTPWSVVSASNTGIDYEKLIVKFGSSKLTQDLVDRVESITGKKAHHFLRRGVFVSHREFNEILNTYEKKKPFYLYTGRGPSSEALHVGHLIPFIFSKWLQDAFDVPLVIQLTDDEKFLWKDLTVEDAQKMAHENIRDIIACGFDPAKTFIFTDFEFVGQCPEFYKNIVRVRRSVTFNQVKGIFGFGDSDSIGKISFPAVQAAPAFPTSFPFIFGNRKDVACLIPCGIDQDPYFRMTRDVAPRLGFQKPALIHSVFFPALQGAGSKMSASDPTSSIFLTDSPAQIKNKINKYAFSGGGATVEEHREKGGNCDVDISYQYLRFFLEDDERLEQIRKDYTSGELLTGFLKKELIGVLQKLIADHQAARANVTDEVVKQFTTPRPLQVAL is encoded by the exons ATGAGCGAAAATATTGTGAGTGACTGTGGTGATCACCGAACTGCTGAAGAGGAGGACGTTGTCACACCGTGGAGCGTGGTCAGTGCTTCAAACACGGGTATTGACTACGAGAAGCTCATTG TAAAATTTGGTTCTTCAAAGCTTACCCAAGATTTAGTCGACCGAGTCGAGAGCATAACTGGAAAAAAGGCACATCATTTCCTTCGCCGTGGAGTTTTTGTTTCCCATAG AGAATTTAATGAGATCCTGAATACTTATGAAAAGAAGAAACCATTTTACCTCTACACAGGAAGAGGCCCATCGTCTGAAGCACTGCACGTCGGTCATTTGATCCCATTCATCTTTTCGAA GTGGCTGCAAGATGCTTTTGATGTGCCACTTGTCATTCAGCTAACAGATGACGAAAAGTTCCTTTGGAAAGACCTCACAGTGGAAGATGCACAGAAAATGGCGCACGAAAACATTCGCGACATTATTGCGTGTGGCTTCGACCCAGCTAAAACCTTCATTTTTACTGACTTTGAATTTGTTGG GCAATGCCCTGAATTCTACAAAAATATTGTGCGGGTTCGACGTAGTGTGACATTCAACCAGGTGAAAGGcatttttggctttggagacaGTGATTCAATTGGCAAGATAAGCTTCCCAGCAGTACAAGCTGCACCTGCCTTTCCAACGTCGTTCCCTTTTATATTTGGGAACCGGAAAGATGTGGCTTGCCTGATCCCTTGCGGCATTGATCAG GACCCCTACTTCAGGATGACCCGTGATGTGGCACCACGACTGGGATTCCAGAAGCCTGCTTTGATCCACTCTGTGTTTTTCCCTGCTTTGCAGGGTGCTGGCAGCAAAATGAGTGCCAGTGACCCAACTTCTTCAATATTTCTCACTGACAGTCCTGCACAAATTAAGAATAAG ATTAATAAGTACGCATTCTCTGGGGGAGGTGCAACAGTAGAGGAGCACAGGGAGAAAGGAGGCAATTGCGATGTTGACATATCCTACCAGTATCTCCGCTTCTTTCTTGAAGACGACGAGCGCCTGGAGCAGATAAGAAAA GACTACACAAGTGGAGAGTTGCTAACAGGATTCCTCAAGAAGGAGCTCATAGGTGTTCTCCAAAAATTGATTGCAGATCATCAAGCAGCAAGGGCAAATGTGACAGATGAGGTTGTTAAGCAGTTCACAACGCCAAGGCCATTACAAGTTGCCTTGTAA
- the LOC135401257 gene encoding calcineurin subunit B type 2 has product MGNESSLPMEMCSNFDVDEIKRLGKRFKKLDLDNSGSLSIDEFMSLPELQQNPLVQRVIDIFDTDGNGEVDFKEFIQGVSQFSVKGDKESKLRFAFRIYDMDNDGFISNGELFQVLKMMVGNNLKEAQLQQIVDKTILFADRDEDGKISFEEFCSVVGNTDIHKKMVVDV; this is encoded by the exons ATG GGGAACGAAAGCTCACTTCCTATGGAGATGTGCTCCAATT TTGATGTCGACGAGATCAAACGTCTGGGCAAGAGGTTCAAGAAGCTGGACTTGGATAACTCTGGCTCCTTGAGCATTGATGAGTTTATGTCACTTCCTGAGCTGCAACAGAATCCTCTAGTCCAACGTGTCATTGACATCTTCGACACCGATGGCAATGGAGAGGTTGACTTTAAGG AGTTTATACAGGGAGTGTCGCAGTTCAGCGTCAAGGGAGACAAGGAATCCAAGCTGCGTT TTGCATTCAGGATTTACGATATGGACAATGACGGCTTCATTTCCAATGGGGAGCTGTTCCAGGTGCTCAAGATGATGGTGGGCAATAACCTGAAGGAGGCACAGCTGCAACAGATTGTCGACAAAACCATTCTTTTTGCTGATAGAGACGAAGACGGCAAGATCTCTTTTGAAGAGTTCTGTTCT GTGGTTGGAAACACAGATATCCACAAGAAGATGGTGGTGGACGTCTGA